A genomic window from Lotus japonicus ecotype B-129 chromosome 1, LjGifu_v1.2 includes:
- the LOC130747088 gene encoding protein MAIN-LIKE 2-like, translated as MERTKNLSFPPANRSSHGSRIPPTASVRKERATASLRKKEEARKRRDEATRKRRASSATTAASVVQEPEPEQVQEPEPEDDDMVDAEQDQGEEDDDDDIFFPGGPYDNTLLKSFKQHISLEVWKHYKKPAKVLDRGVLKTYHHGNAMLGNDKKKHKDVLKCFSTYVKGRVVAAGLLPLLTCNLPSVDKTMLTTFVERWQRDTSSFHMPFGEMTITLDDVSSMLHIPVKGKFFTLPVLTREEASTVLHKQLGVTQADAEEEIRKSLGPYARYTWLLKVAEDMAKEGKTKLEPSCCVWWA; from the exons ATGGAAAGAACAAAGAATCTGAGTTTTCCCCCGGCCAACCGTTCTAGTCATGGTAGTAGAATCCCCCCCACGGCATCGGTACGTAAGGAGCGTGCAACCGCTTCCCtacgaaagaaagaagaagcacGTAAAAGGCGTGACGAGGCAACCCGTAAAAGGCGTGCAAGTAGTGCAACGACTGCTGCCAGTGTAGTACAGgagcctgaacctgaacaagtaCAGGAGCCTGAacctgaagatgatgatatggTTGATGCAGAACAGG ATCAaggtgaggaagatgatgatgatgacatatTCTTTCCTGGGGGGCCTTATGACAATACCTTGCTGAAGAGCTTCAAGCAACATATATCATTGGAGGTGTGGAAGCATTACAAGAAACCTGCTAAAGTGCTTGATAGGGGTGTCTTGAAAACCTACCACCATGGGAATGCTATGCTTGGGAATGATAAGAAGAAGCATAAGGATGTGTTAAAATGCTTTTCGACTTATGTAAAGGGAAGGGTTGTGGCTGCTGGTCTATTGCCTTTGTTGACATGCAACCTTCCCTCTGTTGACAAGACCATGCTAACAACGTTTGTGGAGAGATGGCAGCGGGATACATCCTCTTTCCATATGCCATTTGGGGAGATGACCATCACACTGGATGATGTTAGTTCTATGTTACACATTCCTGTGAAGGGCAAATTCTTCACTCTCCCAGTCCTGACTCGTGAGGAAGCATCCACTGTTTTGCATAAACAGCTTGGTGTTACACAAGCAGATGCTGAAGAGGAGATCCGGAAGTCCTTAGGACCTTATGCTCGTTATACATGGTTGTTGAAGGTGGCTGAGGACATGGCTAAGGAAGGGAAGACCAAGCTAGAGCCTTCTTGCTGCGTTTGGTGGGCATGA